The window CGTAAAACCTGACTTCAACGCGGATTGTCACACGATACGTTTCAACATCGCTATTGCTATTGTAGTTTTCAGGCTTGTTCGAATAGCTTAACAAAGTAATTTCAAAATCGGCATTTGCCTCGTCATTCACAAGACGCACGCCACCCGCATTGCGCTTGAACATATCGACAACAGCGGTATGAATGTTGTTTGCAAGTACCGGGTCCAAAGTCTTGTCCTCGACTTCATGGATGTTGACCGTCTTGATGTGGCTCGGAAGCGTACTTGCAGTAAAGCTATAGCAGCCCGAAAAAACGCAAGCCAGCAAAGCAAGCATCATGGCAACAAACAGACGAGAAATAAACTTACGGTAAAGCATAATCACAATGTAGAAAAACACCCCGCAGCGCAAAGCCACAGGGTGTTCAAAAATCTATAGAACTAAGCCTTATTTTTTCTGAGTTCTGCGATAACCACGACGAATCGTTTCCGTAGTACGCTGGAACGGCATCGTCATGATGGTCGGGTTGTTACCGTTACTTGCATAGCAGTAAGAGTAAGCTTCCTTCACGACCGTCATCTGGTAAACATACGGACCCGTTGCAAGCAAGCGACCCTTGTCCGTAACCGGATACATCTTGATCGTAGCAAGCATTGCACCCGTAGAGCCATACATCGGAGTTTCACCGCAGCCCGGCATCTTCACACCTGCAGACTTCGTAGAAGAACGCAAGCCGTTCAAGGCGTTTTCAAATTCTTCCTGCGTCACGCGCTTGCTGTACTGGTTCACAAAGTGGCCGAGATGGTCAAACACGCGAATGTTCACATGGAACGGCTGAGTAGTCGGGAAAGACCAGCTCGTGCAAGATTCGTTACTCTTCTTGCCCGGAACGCTAGCAGAACCGTCATTATAGCAGAGAGTCTTGTTTGCATCCTGGCCTGCACCATAAACAACGCCGGCACCTGCAGGGATTGTCGTTGCGCCCTGAGCACCAGAAGTCATAAGCACCTTGGCGCTATCCTTAGCCCACTTGAGCGGGTCAACGTTATTGACAGCCGGAATCGGAGTCAAAACAAGGTCAGCCGTCATGTCGGTCGGAATCGTACCGCTACCAGCCAAGTTCGTAAGCGTCTGGGATTCATTCGTAAAGTCCGGACGGTCATAAGCAGGATCGTCAGGCACCACAGGAGTCGTAGCCACAGCGGTATAAGAAATCTTACCCCACTTTTCACGTTCATCGAAGCCTTCCACATGCTTGCCAGAGCTAGAAGCCACATAGAAAGTCACCTTCTGAGACCAGGCCATCAACTGAGCCCATTCCTGTGCAGTGTAGTTACCGCCATTGCCATCATCGTTAAGTCCCTGGCTATACGGAACGTTGAATGCCAAGCGGTCATCACCAAGGAGACCACCTTCAACAATGTTTCCATTAAGGTCCTTCACGACACCTTCAAACTGGTACATCTGACCATCGGCACCCTTGTCAACCGGGCCCGTCATCGAAGTCACATAGAAGCCATAAACCAACGTCACCTTCTGGCCGTTAGCATCGGTCACTTCGCGCAACACAACCATCGAAGGAACGTTCGGATTGTTGATGGCGATAAGGCTAGAGTCAGCCAGCGGGACGTTCATGTACATGCTGTTGTGAGAAATACCGTTTTCGTCCACCTTCACGACGACATCGCTAACAGTCGGCTGGCCGTAACGAGACGGAGCAAGTTCGGCAAGAGACGTACGGATGTAAATGTTGGAACCATCGGACTGGCGGTCAGCATAGAAGAAGTGCAAATGATGCCAAGTGTCATCGGCCCAGCCAGTTGCATCAGAAGCGCCGGAGCAGTTCGTGTAACCGGAAAGCGGTTCACCGACATGGCAACCATGATTGTTCAAAGCCAAAGTCTGGATGTTGACCTTGCCTGGAGCAGACAAGTGCGTACCGCCCAAGTCGACAACAAGCACGCCATCCACGAAGATCCACATGTCATCGTCACCAGCGAATTCAAACACTTCCGGAGTCGGAGTCTGGTTAGAAGCCTTGTACTTGAAGCTTGCATAACCCATCATGGTAAAGGCGTAATTGCGGAGATGCTGCAAGCCGAGGCTACCGTTCATCACAGCGGCCTGCCAAGCTGCGCTATGGCCACTACCGTTATCAACAGCACGCGGGCCACCCTGATTCAACCAATCCTGGCAAAGCTGAGCCGTATTCTGGTTCAAGAAGTCGGCCTGAGACTTGGCGTACTGGTAATTGTAAGGCGGGCAGAAAATAGAGAGAGTCTGCGGGTCATACTGGTCACACACACCGTTCGTCTGGATCGAAGCGTTACAGGGCTTGTTCATCACCCATTCTCTTGTAGTCGGGTTGATGCTATCCAGCGGAGAGTAACCACCATTGTTATAGTTATAGTCGTAAATGTAGTACTTGGTACCAGCCGGATCCCTCGGGATATCCATTGTCGTGTTGACACGCTTGTTCTGGCCCGGCACGTCGAGATACCACTGTTCAAAGAACTTGTTATCGCAGCGTTCGTTCATCTTGCTGATGACGACACCGTCATACATATCAATCTTGCCATCGGCACCAGGAGGAGCAAACATCAAATAGGGGTTCACCATGCCCGGCGTGTAAATAACCGGGTTAGCCCAGACTGTACCACCATTCGGGCATTTGTAACCACTCACGTCATTCTGGGCATTCTTGTAACCACGCTGCGTCCATCCCTGAGTAGACTTCTGGGAACATTCACCATACTCCAAGACAGGACCAGCAGAAACAGTCTGCAAATAGGCCGGGAGATACGTGTTCACCTGTCTCGGGAAACCATCAGTACCAATTTCAGCACCGACACCATACTTGGTGAACGTGTTCATATTACCGCAAGTATTATGGTAATTAGAGCTAGAGTACCAAACGGCATCGTAGCCATACAAATTCAATGCGGCACCAGTCGGTGTCACGTAGTTATATATCTCGTTAATATGGTCGACGGATTCTTCCGAAAAGTTTTCGAAGTCCGGGTGATTCGGCTGGAAATCGCGAATCACAATATCCAACGTGCGGACATCCTGGGTCTGGGCAAAAGCAACAACGGAACAACCAAACAGAGCACCGAGGGTTATCCATCTATAAAATTTCATAAGATTCCAATCTCCACCTATTAATAGGTTACAACAATTCCACCTAAATATAAACCAAATAAAACAAAATGAGGTCCTTTTATAATGCAAAATATATGTAAAAACAGAAAATATTGAGAAAACATGACAGTTCACGTATTATATCTGAACAAAACGTCAAAATTTCACGACCGTTTTTAGCGGATTAGCTATTTTTTCCGCCCATGAATTGGTCCATTGTTTTCTTTATCATCATGATGCTCCTGCTGTTGCGCATTTTGCGCCTCAGAATCCGCGCCAACACCACCCGTTCGGAATCTTTTAAGCGACTCCCGCCCAAAGACCAGTTGGCCGTGCTCAAGGAATGCCTCCTGAACAATCCTTCCGAAGCAAATCTCAAGAATCTTGCCAATTTTGTCAGCCAAACTCCGCAAAAAATCGACATCGATAGCTATCGACCGTTCCTCAAGTCGCAGTTGGAAATTTTTGGCCGCAACGACGCCATCGCCGAAGATAACGAGCTTTACGCCAAAGAATGCGAATGGATGGACCAAATAAAGCCCCTTGAATTTGAAGAGGCAGAATCGTTCAGGCGAGAAAATGAAACACAAAAGTACATCGAGCGTACGCTCGAAGGCATCGCCCGCCTGTACTCCGACGAAGCCATTCTAGAATCTCTTGCTAAAATTGCGTCGGACTATCCGCACGCCACAGAACTTGCCGAAAGCTACAAGCAGCTCATGCAAGCCCGCGACGAAAGTGGCGCTGACGACAAGTCTCTCGAAGCCCTCCGCAAGCAAAAAGAAGCTTGGGAAGAAGACCTCTTGAACGTGAGAGTGTAATTATTTTTCTAAAAAGTCCAGCGCCTCGCCCGCCAGTTCCACACAGCGGTTGCACGGGATAATTTTGTTCGGGCGGATTTCCTGACACTTGGTACAACCCTGCGCCCCACGCTTAAAGACATCTTCAATCGATTCGGCATGGTCGGGCTGCATCATCTTCGCCGCATAGAGCGCCCCGCACAAGCCATCCGGTGCCTTGCCACCGCCAAAAGTACGGAACATTTCAGCGGCCTTTACCGCTTCTTCTTCGGACTTGCCCGTAGCACGCGCATAGCCATAAGCTACAGCCATAGCGCAATTACCGCGCTTATCCGCATGGAATTTCTTCGAAAATTCGGCAATCGACATAAATGCTCCTTTCGCAAAAGACAATGTAAATTTACATTCGTGACAGGCGCTGAAAAACTAAATTTTGCATTTTCATCATTTTTTACGTGAGAAAAGCGCGTTTTTCACAAATTTTCACGTAAATTCTAGTACAAATTAATCAAAATTTTCGAAAAATCGGGATTTCGCGCTCAAAACCGGCACAAAACACAGGTTAAAGATCCTTTTTCGCGAAAAAATCACTTCCAAAAAGCAAAAAAATTTACAAAAGCGGCATGTTCACCAGCTTTTATTACATACAACATTAAAATTTTACGTGAATAAAGCTCAAAAATTGAAAATTTTCACGTAAATTTCGCCATTTTTCAAAAATCGCCTTTAAAACACTCTATATTTTAGACATGCCTAACGAAAACAACGACATCAAGAATCTCGACCTCGACCAGCTCATCGGCAACATGAGCTCCATCAACAGCGAAGACTACTGGTTCACCAAAGTCAGTAA of the Fibrobacter sp. UWB2 genome contains:
- a CDS encoding LptE family protein, translating into MLYRKFISRLFVAMMLALLACVFSGCYSFTASTLPSHIKTVNIHEVEDKTLDPVLANNIHTAVVDMFKRNAGGVRLVNDEANADFEITLLSYSNKPENYNSNSDVETYRVTIRVEVRFYDNVKERIIYESKSLSADGVYDVQANETEDRHGQTRAVEKLQDLIVSNALAKW
- a CDS encoding fibro-slime domain-containing protein, whose amino-acid sequence is MKFYRWITLGALFGCSVVAFAQTQDVRTLDIVIRDFQPNHPDFENFSEESVDHINEIYNYVTPTGAALNLYGYDAVWYSSSNYHNTCGNMNTFTKYGVGAEIGTDGFPRQVNTYLPAYLQTVSAGPVLEYGECSQKSTQGWTQRGYKNAQNDVSGYKCPNGGTVWANPVIYTPGMVNPYLMFAPPGADGKIDMYDGVVISKMNERCDNKFFEQWYLDVPGQNKRVNTTMDIPRDPAGTKYYIYDYNYNNGGYSPLDSINPTTREWVMNKPCNASIQTNGVCDQYDPQTLSIFCPPYNYQYAKSQADFLNQNTAQLCQDWLNQGGPRAVDNGSGHSAAWQAAVMNGSLGLQHLRNYAFTMMGYASFKYKASNQTPTPEVFEFAGDDDMWIFVDGVLVVDLGGTHLSAPGKVNIQTLALNNHGCHVGEPLSGYTNCSGASDATGWADDTWHHLHFFYADRQSDGSNIYIRTSLAELAPSRYGQPTVSDVVVKVDENGISHNSMYMNVPLADSSLIAINNPNVPSMVVLREVTDANGQKVTLVYGFYVTSMTGPVDKGADGQMYQFEGVVKDLNGNIVEGGLLGDDRLAFNVPYSQGLNDDGNGGNYTAQEWAQLMAWSQKVTFYVASSSGKHVEGFDEREKWGKISYTAVATTPVVPDDPAYDRPDFTNESQTLTNLAGSGTIPTDMTADLVLTPIPAVNNVDPLKWAKDSAKVLMTSGAQGATTIPAGAGVVYGAGQDANKTLCYNDGSASVPGKKSNESCTSWSFPTTQPFHVNIRVFDHLGHFVNQYSKRVTQEEFENALNGLRSSTKSAGVKMPGCGETPMYGSTGAMLATIKMYPVTDKGRLLATGPYVYQMTVVKEAYSYCYASNGNNPTIMTMPFQRTTETIRRGYRRTQKK